A portion of the Ricinus communis isolate WT05 ecotype wild-type chromosome 10, ASM1957865v1, whole genome shotgun sequence genome contains these proteins:
- the LOC8281236 gene encoding non-specific lipid-transfer protein 1 produces MATITVEFISCLVLCVVVAMPMTTQAITCDQVVGGLTPCIGYLMSGGEVSAACCNGVRGLNSAAKTTADRQQICQCFKSLGAGGMTNGYASSLPGKCNVNVTFKIGPSTDCNSIK; encoded by the exons ATGGCTACTATTACTGTTGAGTTCATTAGTTGTCTTGTGTTATGCGTGGTCGTTGCTATGCCTATGACCACCCAAGCCATAACATGTGATCAAGTCGTTGGCGGCCTGACCCCCTGCATTGGCTACCTAATGAGCGGAGGAGAAGTATCAGCAGCATGCTGCAATGGGGTTAGGGGTCTCAATAGCGCTGCTAAAACTACGGCTGACCGCCAACAGATTTGCCAGTGCTTCAAATCTCTAGGTGCCGGAGGTATGACTAATGGTTATGCGTCCAGTCTTCCTGGAAAATGTAACGTTAACGTTACTTTCAAGATCGGCCCGTCCACTGACTGCAATAg CATTAAGTGA